From Coraliomargarita parva, one genomic window encodes:
- a CDS encoding sialate O-acetylesterase, whose product MKSKALILIAVLGAIATSHAEIKMPSIFGHRMVLQRDMQTPIWGTADPGEEVIVEIGEQRHQTQADAQGAWKVLLTPMPAGGPYLLKVKGKNTLTFNDVLMGDIWICAGQSNMQWPVMYSKNAPLEIATANYPEIRLLTFPVQGRQEPQIYFKETWQACTPRSAKAFSGVGYFFGRDIHKATNVPIGLVDISWGSSAIESWIDRETLEATGVSDEYIATKEKRAAEYTDEEHAKRVAEYRTNMEEWKQTKSGQRPEPPKDPRYNQYRPANIYNGMLYGAIGYGIKGAIWYQGESNARNAEAYHTLFPTMIEMMREDWDQGDFPFYWVQLTSFRFQPKEPGNDSWARLREAQTMTLDKLPNVGQAVTLDAGEVYTIHPEDKQTVAHRLARLALAKDYGFNEIPCESPRFKSMEIQGSKALLTFDHVDKGLHAYDSKEVKGFAIAGEDMNFVWADAKVTGKDSIEVWSDSIKAPVAVRYAWAQNPDANVRDRNSLLLTPFRTDD is encoded by the coding sequence ATGAAGTCTAAAGCACTGATCCTGATTGCCGTCCTTGGCGCAATTGCCACCTCCCATGCCGAGATTAAAATGCCCAGCATCTTTGGCCATCGAATGGTCTTGCAGAGAGACATGCAGACCCCGATTTGGGGCACCGCAGATCCGGGTGAAGAAGTGATCGTGGAGATTGGCGAGCAGCGCCATCAGACACAAGCAGACGCCCAGGGCGCTTGGAAAGTATTGCTCACACCGATGCCTGCAGGCGGCCCCTACCTCCTCAAAGTCAAAGGAAAGAATACCCTCACCTTCAATGACGTTCTCATGGGCGACATCTGGATTTGCGCCGGCCAATCCAACATGCAGTGGCCGGTCATGTATAGCAAGAATGCGCCGCTTGAAATTGCCACTGCCAACTATCCGGAGATCCGCTTATTGACCTTCCCCGTCCAAGGCAGACAAGAGCCACAGATCTATTTCAAAGAAACCTGGCAAGCATGCACCCCTAGGTCCGCGAAAGCCTTTTCGGGCGTGGGTTACTTCTTCGGACGCGACATTCACAAAGCCACCAATGTGCCAATCGGCTTAGTCGACATCTCATGGGGTAGCTCAGCAATCGAGTCCTGGATTGATCGTGAAACACTTGAAGCAACCGGTGTCTCAGATGAATACATAGCCACCAAAGAGAAGCGAGCAGCTGAGTATACCGACGAGGAGCATGCAAAGCGCGTCGCCGAATACCGGACAAACATGGAAGAATGGAAACAAACAAAATCCGGTCAGCGTCCGGAACCACCAAAGGATCCGCGTTATAATCAATACCGCCCGGCCAACATCTACAACGGCATGCTCTATGGCGCGATTGGATACGGCATCAAAGGCGCGATCTGGTATCAGGGTGAGTCCAATGCACGCAATGCGGAAGCCTACCATACACTTTTCCCGACCATGATCGAGATGATGCGTGAAGACTGGGACCAAGGTGATTTTCCTTTTTACTGGGTACAGCTAACCAGTTTCCGTTTTCAACCAAAGGAACCAGGTAACGATAGCTGGGCACGTCTACGTGAAGCGCAAACCATGACGCTCGATAAACTCCCGAATGTTGGACAAGCGGTCACCTTGGACGCGGGCGAAGTTTATACCATTCACCCTGAGGATAAACAAACTGTTGCACACCGTCTGGCCCGCCTAGCCCTGGCAAAAGATTATGGTTTCAATGAGATCCCCTGTGAAAGTCCCCGTTTCAAGTCGATGGAAATCCAAGGCTCCAAAGCGCTTCTCACTTTCGACCATGTCGACAAGGGACTACACGCTTATGATTCCAAGGAGGTCAAAGGTTTTGCCATCGCAGGCGAGGACATGAACTTCGTCTGGGCAGATGCAAAAGTCACAGGCAAGGACAGCATCGAAGTGTGGAGCGATTCGATCAAAGCCCCTGTCGCCGTCCGCTATGCCTGGGCACAGAATCCGGATGCCAACGTCCGCGATCGTAATTCGCTCCTGCTGACACCGTTCCGCACGGATGACTAG
- a CDS encoding right-handed parallel beta-helix repeat-containing protein, whose product MPLHRLLQGTVLTVLSTQVILANEPPKTAGAITPEKVMHLSEFGGIPNDPKDDTQALNAALQAVSELAPAQIILKLDAGRYLFSSADVPPHRGHVILDGLSNLTLSGVGPETELIMTDTKASGIVLRRCENVRIEQLSVDYDPLPHTQGTIIAADPDKRSFDVEIDPGFPSPLDEHIVTETWRKTRAYLFKPNSTELNTLFFDQYPAWASKGVEARMTHLGGHTFRYHSRNPVQDKFVGYRVAIVGRSNNDAFIFEESTNCSAVSVDLYSAPAAAFKVRHSKEGTTIDHCRVIPKPGTTRLLASNADALHAKFNRGGIHLHNSRFEASGDDGVNIGGAYQAVYEQADPHTLIIQAHNTYKIGDTVTLTDTVYGSVIATSTVKAVGNEKWKGKIAVRITLNEPVETTSTVDDGTPYKQANQLTSIATSGQNSTLIGNDFINIRGRGIMMHGDNSVIEGNTFKGFRGPGIVIGPDFWWGESSSGSHLKILNNHFDDIYWNNIIAHGGKKLSHDYPAASSDILVEGNTFTKYGRPNPIPGRGVVGPILSFSNASDVVIRNNVFGKPHPESKGGPLVVLEKARDIEISKNTFETDKENWLETDEDVDLQSIRID is encoded by the coding sequence ATGCCCCTCCATCGCTTGCTACAAGGCACAGTTCTGACAGTCCTCTCCACCCAGGTCATTCTGGCAAATGAACCACCGAAAACAGCCGGGGCGATCACTCCTGAGAAAGTCATGCATCTGAGCGAGTTTGGTGGCATCCCGAACGACCCAAAGGACGACACTCAGGCCCTCAACGCCGCGCTCCAAGCAGTCAGTGAACTCGCACCGGCGCAGATCATACTCAAATTGGATGCCGGCCGCTACCTGTTCTCTTCAGCCGACGTGCCACCGCATCGTGGACATGTCATACTCGATGGTTTGTCCAATCTGACGTTATCCGGTGTTGGACCTGAAACCGAGTTGATCATGACCGACACTAAAGCCAGCGGAATCGTCTTGAGACGCTGCGAGAATGTGCGCATCGAACAGCTCAGTGTCGACTACGACCCGCTTCCACACACTCAGGGAACGATCATCGCGGCCGATCCTGACAAACGCAGCTTTGATGTCGAAATCGACCCTGGCTTCCCCTCCCCGCTCGATGAGCATATTGTCACTGAGACTTGGAGAAAAACACGCGCCTATCTCTTTAAGCCCAACAGCACCGAACTGAACACACTCTTTTTTGACCAGTATCCCGCCTGGGCCTCAAAAGGAGTCGAAGCCAGAATGACTCATCTTGGAGGCCATACCTTTCGTTATCATTCCAGAAATCCGGTTCAGGATAAGTTTGTCGGCTACCGGGTTGCCATCGTCGGTCGTAGCAACAACGACGCCTTCATTTTCGAAGAGTCGACCAACTGCAGCGCGGTCTCCGTCGACCTCTACAGCGCCCCCGCTGCGGCCTTCAAAGTTCGCCATTCCAAAGAAGGCACGACCATCGACCACTGTAGGGTCATCCCAAAACCCGGAACCACACGCCTACTGGCATCCAATGCCGATGCCCTTCATGCCAAGTTCAACCGAGGCGGCATTCATCTTCATAACTCACGCTTCGAAGCCAGCGGCGATGACGGCGTCAACATCGGCGGCGCCTACCAAGCCGTCTACGAACAAGCGGATCCTCATACATTGATTATCCAAGCTCACAATACTTACAAAATCGGCGACACGGTGACACTGACCGACACTGTATATGGCTCGGTCATCGCAACCAGCACGGTCAAGGCGGTCGGCAATGAGAAGTGGAAAGGAAAGATTGCCGTGCGTATCACCCTCAATGAGCCCGTGGAAACAACCAGCACAGTCGACGACGGCACGCCATATAAGCAAGCCAACCAGCTCACCAGCATCGCCACTTCCGGCCAGAATTCTACCCTCATCGGAAACGATTTCATCAACATCCGGGGACGGGGTATCATGATGCATGGCGATAACTCGGTGATCGAAGGCAATACCTTCAAAGGTTTCCGTGGACCAGGCATCGTCATCGGCCCGGACTTCTGGTGGGGCGAATCATCATCCGGTAGTCATCTCAAGATTCTCAACAATCACTTCGATGACATCTATTGGAATAACATCATCGCCCACGGGGGTAAAAAACTTAGCCACGATTACCCCGCAGCCTCCAGCGACATTCTGGTTGAGGGCAATACCTTCACCAAGTATGGCCGCCCTAACCCAATCCCCGGTCGCGGCGTGGTCGGACCGATCCTTTCCTTCAGCAACGCGAGCGACGTCGTCATTCGCAACAATGTATTTGGCAAGCCGCACCCCGAGTCGAAAGGCGGCCCGCTTGTCGTGCTGGAGAAGGCGCGCGACATCGAGATCTCAAAAAACACTTTCGAAACCGACAAGGAGAACTGGCTGGAAACCGATGAAGACGTCGATCTGCAAAGCATCCGAATCGACTAA
- a CDS encoding alpha/beta hydrolase, with protein sequence MKSLFLIFFLASLALNPVVGSEAETASERNERILKSFHAKTDVVYKQVGEKSLKMILFLPDREVEGPMPVMLYTHGGGWGGGSKYKIFGPVFLSSLRQILDQGIACAAIDYRLTRKGQSNAIDCVVDCKDAARFLIKHADTYNLDTNRMGVWGGSAGGHLALMTGLAANDLFPGDSDLISYDPKFRCILAYYPATTFLNPELLVGSNFENPGRMVPMIGGLAKDFPERAKLLSPTEHLRADSPPTLLLHGDEDQILPIGLSQYYMECAEAIGADAELITVHQARHGFSGANRSPSMEAINRMAADYILRHLKPDSIFGTVNGR encoded by the coding sequence ATGAAGTCTTTGTTCTTAATCTTTTTCCTCGCGAGTTTGGCGTTGAACCCAGTAGTCGGCAGTGAAGCTGAGACGGCATCGGAACGCAACGAGCGCATCCTGAAAAGCTTCCATGCGAAGACGGATGTCGTCTATAAACAGGTTGGAGAGAAATCCTTAAAAATGATTCTTTTTCTCCCGGATCGGGAGGTGGAGGGGCCGATGCCAGTCATGCTCTATACGCACGGCGGTGGCTGGGGAGGTGGTAGCAAATACAAGATTTTCGGTCCGGTCTTTCTTTCATCGCTTCGGCAGATACTGGATCAGGGGATTGCCTGCGCCGCCATCGATTATCGTCTGACGCGCAAAGGACAGTCGAACGCGATTGATTGTGTTGTGGATTGCAAGGATGCGGCGCGCTTTTTGATAAAGCATGCCGATACCTATAATTTGGATACAAACCGGATGGGGGTCTGGGGCGGTTCTGCTGGCGGGCATTTAGCTTTGATGACTGGGCTTGCTGCAAACGATCTCTTTCCAGGGGATTCGGATTTAATCAGTTATGATCCGAAATTTCGTTGTATCCTCGCATACTATCCCGCGACGACCTTTCTAAATCCGGAGCTACTCGTCGGGAGTAACTTCGAGAATCCGGGGCGTATGGTTCCGATGATTGGCGGATTGGCCAAAGATTTTCCGGAACGCGCCAAGCTGCTGAGTCCCACGGAGCACTTGAGAGCAGATTCGCCACCGACTTTACTTTTACATGGCGACGAAGATCAGATCCTTCCGATCGGTTTATCACAGTATTATATGGAATGTGCCGAAGCGATTGGCGCCGATGCGGAGCTGATCACCGTGCACCAAGCGCGGCATGGTTTTTCAGGTGCGAATCGATCTCCCAGTATGGAAGCGATCAACCGAATGGCCGCGGATTATATTTTAAGGCACCTCAAACCAGACTCTATTTTTGGAACCGTTAATGGACGTTAA